Proteins from a single region of Coregonus clupeaformis isolate EN_2021a chromosome 19, ASM2061545v1, whole genome shotgun sequence:
- the exosc6 gene encoding exosome complex component MTR3 translates to MPTDTKRVRGPEVSQSPSLFLCKTAVKKSTASNDARVDGRQRGQVDVRSVFVRCGLISQAKGSAYIEAGNTKLICCVYGPRETERKDETDMKSGRLITDMRFAPFSCRERGSWIQGSDEKDLSLMLLESLRPGVCLHKYPRSQIEVNVMVLENDGSVLAHAVTCASMALADAGIEMYDLVLGCAVRQEGATYLIDPTILEENGFNLASGSRENLGSLTVAFLPSLNQISGLQSDGEMGVDTLTGGVRTCIEGCFKLYPVIQQALSKAVRRKAPPSES, encoded by the coding sequence ATGCCGACTGACACAAAAAGGGTACGTGGCCCAGAAGTGTCTCAAAGtccatctctctttctgtgtaAAACCGCGGTAAAGAAGTCCACCGCTTCGAACGACGCCAGGGTAGATGGCAGGCAGCGTGGTCAAGTGGATGTCCGTTCAGTTTTTGTCCGATGTGGGCTGATCAGTCAAGCCAAAGGTTCAGCTTACATTGAAGCTGGGAACACGAAGCTCATCTGCTGTGTTTATGGTCCCAGAGAGACTGAGCGTAAGGATGAGACGGATATGAAATCCGGAAGACTGATTACTGACATGAGATTTGCCCCATTCTCTTGTCGAGAGAGAGGCTCGTGGATTCAAGGTAGTGATGAAAAGGATCTGTCACTGATGCTGTTGGAGAGCCTGAGGCCAGGAGTGTGCTTGCACAAGTATCCTCGCTCTCAGATTGAAGTCAATGTGATGGTCCTTGAAAACGACGGCTCCGTCCTGGCACATGCAGTCACCTGTGCGTCCATGGCACTGGCGGACGCAGGTATAGAGATGTACGATCTGGTTCTTGGATGCGCAGTCCGTCAGGAAGGTGCCACATACCTCATCGACCCTACCATTCTAGAGGAAAATGGTTTCAACTTGGCCTCAGGATCCAGGGAGAATTTGGGAAGCCTGACAGTTGCATTTCTGCCAAGTCTGAACCAGATTTCTGGACTACAATCGGATGGCGAGATGGGCGTGGACACCCTGACTGGGGGTGTGCGCACATGCATTGAGGGGTGTTTCAAACTGTACCCTGTCATTCAGCAAGCACTGTCCAAGGCCGTGCGAAGAAAAGCACCACCATCAGAGagctga